In Enterobacter cloacae, the following are encoded in one genomic region:
- the dltA gene encoding D-alanine--poly(phosphoribitol) ligase: MKNQSDLQELQDFLRAALRDPAVPQQLAISGSDEALSWLQLSSAVVDWEQRYQRCQPSAGMPVVLYGHQQAEFAVAIYSCLLHNIPYIPVDCIYPQERLKEICHLANAPYYYDVATKQFIATGETGKVLAEQDLAYIMFTSGSTGKPKGVQIGRESVWHFMKWVSQDFFLPEKPVLMNHAVFSFDLSLIPLLANLAMGGHIVLNAKEDILQDNWLDRLKMNAVSAWVSTPSFAYQKLLSPQFNSEYLPDLSVFIFIGEVLNKALVKQLRRRFPQAKIINSYGPTEATIATTVVEITDEILNSDNAVLPVGVMMPDSKMEITAEGELIIWGKNVMRGYLGLPQENAEKLLHRESEAFRGYRTGDLGYEDGLIYCQGRNDSQVKLNGYRIEINEIENRLLAMSGISEAVVLPLMKSCGSVLRIAAFCVTDLAPEAIKTSLAKVVPPYMVPSQIIIKDALPLNPNGKIDRKLLDSHARTN; this comes from the coding sequence ATGAAAAATCAATCCGATCTCCAGGAACTGCAAGATTTCTTACGTGCGGCATTACGTGATCCCGCAGTTCCCCAGCAACTGGCCATCAGCGGTAGTGACGAAGCCTTAAGCTGGTTGCAACTTTCCTCTGCCGTGGTGGACTGGGAGCAACGCTATCAGCGTTGCCAGCCCTCCGCCGGCATGCCAGTCGTCTTGTACGGACATCAGCAGGCTGAGTTCGCCGTGGCGATTTATAGCTGCCTGTTGCACAACATTCCGTATATCCCGGTGGACTGTATCTACCCGCAGGAGCGGCTTAAAGAGATCTGCCACCTGGCGAATGCGCCTTACTATTACGATGTCGCGACAAAGCAGTTCATCGCCACCGGTGAAACGGGCAAGGTGCTGGCCGAACAGGATCTCGCTTATATCATGTTCACCTCTGGCAGCACTGGTAAACCGAAAGGGGTGCAGATTGGACGTGAAAGCGTATGGCACTTCATGAAATGGGTAAGCCAGGACTTTTTCCTGCCGGAAAAACCGGTGTTAATGAACCACGCGGTGTTCAGCTTCGACCTCTCCCTGATCCCTTTACTGGCGAATCTGGCGATGGGGGGACATATCGTTCTGAACGCAAAAGAAGATATCCTGCAGGATAACTGGCTGGACAGACTGAAAATGAATGCTGTTTCTGCCTGGGTTTCAACACCGTCTTTTGCTTATCAGAAATTGCTTTCTCCGCAGTTCAACAGTGAATATTTGCCTGACCTGAGCGTCTTTATTTTCATTGGTGAAGTATTAAATAAAGCGTTGGTTAAACAGTTACGTCGCCGTTTCCCACAGGCAAAAATTATCAATTCCTATGGCCCAACGGAAGCGACCATCGCGACCACCGTGGTTGAGATAACGGATGAGATCCTCAACAGCGACAACGCAGTGTTGCCGGTTGGGGTGATGATGCCTGACAGCAAAATGGAAATTACCGCCGAAGGCGAACTGATTATCTGGGGTAAGAACGTGATGCGCGGCTATCTCGGTTTACCGCAGGAGAACGCGGAAAAATTACTGCACCGGGAAAGTGAAGCGTTTCGTGGCTACCGAACCGGCGACCTGGGTTATGAAGATGGACTCATCTACTGCCAGGGGCGTAACGATAGCCAGGTCAAACTGAACGGCTACCGTATTGAAATCAACGAGATTGAAAACCGCCTGCTGGCCATGTCAGGTATCAGTGAAGCGGTGGTTCTGCCGCTGATGAAATCCTGCGGTAGCGTGTTGCGTATTGCCGCTTTCTGCGTGACGGATTTGGCACCGGAGGCCATTAAAACATCGCTGGCGAAAGTGGTGCCACCTTATATGGTACCTTCACAAATCATCATTAAAGACGCTTTGCCGCTGAATCCTAACGGCAAAATTGACCGTAAGTTGCTGGACTCTCATGCCCGCACGAATTAA
- the ghrA gene encoding glyoxylate/hydroxypyruvate reductase A: MDIIFYHPTFDTSYWIKALSAALPGARVREWKRGDHEHADYALVWHPPVEMLQGRKLKAVFALGAGVDSILSKLKAHPEMLPEDIPLFRLEDTGMGQQMQEYAVSQVLHWFRRFDDYLALKQQSHWEPLPEYQREDFTIGILGAGVLGSKVAEALAPWGFPLRCWSRSRKDYPGVKSFAGTDELPAFLKDTRVLINLLPNTTETVGIINSTLLNQLADRSYLMNLARGVHLVETDLLNALDTGKLKGAMLDVYSREPLPAESPLWAHPRVAMTPHVAAVTRPAEAVAYISHTIGEMEQGNAVTGHVDRQRGY; this comes from the coding sequence ATGGATATTATCTTTTATCACCCCACTTTTGATACGTCTTACTGGATTAAGGCGCTTTCGGCTGCATTGCCGGGCGCACGCGTTCGCGAGTGGAAGCGTGGTGATCATGAACATGCTGACTACGCGCTGGTCTGGCATCCGCCAGTTGAAATGCTGCAGGGACGCAAACTGAAGGCCGTTTTTGCGCTGGGAGCCGGTGTGGATTCGATTCTGAGTAAACTGAAAGCGCACCCTGAAATGCTGCCTGAAGATATCCCGTTGTTCCGCCTGGAAGATACCGGAATGGGCCAGCAAATGCAGGAATATGCCGTAAGCCAGGTACTGCACTGGTTCCGTCGCTTTGACGATTATCTGGCACTCAAACAGCAATCCCACTGGGAACCCCTGCCGGAGTATCAGCGCGAAGATTTTACGATAGGTATTCTCGGCGCTGGCGTGCTTGGCTCAAAAGTGGCCGAAGCCCTTGCCCCGTGGGGATTCCCGCTGCGCTGCTGGAGCCGCAGCCGCAAGGATTATCCTGGTGTGAAGAGTTTTGCCGGAACAGATGAACTTCCGGCGTTCCTGAAAGATACGCGTGTGCTGATTAACCTGTTGCCGAATACGACGGAAACGGTGGGGATCATTAACAGTACACTCCTGAATCAACTGGCTGACCGGAGCTACTTAATGAACCTGGCGCGTGGGGTGCATCTGGTGGAAACCGATCTGCTGAACGCTCTGGACACTGGAAAGCTCAAAGGCGCGATGCTGGATGTTTACAGCCGTGAACCATTGCCTGCAGAGAGCCCGCTGTGGGCTCACCCGCGCGTGGCAATGACGCCGCACGTGGCGGCCGTTACGCGCCCGGCAGAAGCGGTGGCCTATATTTCCCATACGATAGGTGAGATGGAACAAGGGAATGCAGTGACAGGCCACGTCGACAGGCAGCGCGGTTACTGA
- a CDS encoding putative phosphatase translates to MYPVDLHMHTVASTHAYSTLHDYIAQAKLKGIKLFAITDHGPDMADAPHYWHFVNMRIWPRLVDGVGILRGIEANIKNIDGEIDCTGPMLTSLDLIIAGFHEPVFAPQDKEANTAAMIATIASGNVHIISHPGNPKFPIDIQAVAQAAAKHRVALEINNSSFVHSRKGSEANCREVAAAVRDAGGMVALGSDSHTAFTLGDFSECLNILNDVGFPEARILNVTPRRMLDFLESRGMAPIDEFADL, encoded by the coding sequence ATGTATCCCGTTGACCTGCATATGCACACCGTCGCCAGCACCCACGCGTATAGCACCCTCCATGATTACATCGCGCAAGCAAAGCTAAAAGGTATCAAGCTTTTTGCGATAACCGATCATGGCCCGGATATGGCAGATGCGCCGCACTACTGGCATTTTGTGAATATGAGGATCTGGCCACGTCTGGTGGACGGAGTAGGGATACTGCGTGGCATCGAAGCGAATATTAAAAATATCGACGGTGAAATCGACTGCACCGGCCCGATGCTGACCTCGCTGGATTTGATTATTGCCGGTTTCCATGAGCCGGTTTTTGCGCCACAGGATAAAGAGGCCAACACCGCAGCGATGATTGCAACGATTGCCAGCGGCAACGTGCATATTATCAGCCATCCTGGCAACCCTAAGTTCCCGATTGATATTCAGGCCGTTGCGCAGGCGGCGGCAAAACACCGTGTGGCGCTGGAAATTAATAATTCCTCCTTTGTTCACTCGCGTAAAGGTAGTGAAGCAAACTGCCGCGAAGTGGCTGCCGCCGTGCGTGATGCCGGTGGTATGGTGGCGCTGGGTTCTGATTCACATACTGCATTTACGTTGGGCGATTTTAGCGAGTGTCTGAATATTCTTAATGACGTCGGTTTCCCTGAAGCGCGGATCCTTAACGTCACGCCACGCCGTATGCTTGATTTCCTGGAGTCGCGCGGAATGGCTCCGATTGATGAATTTGCCGATCTTTAA
- a CDS encoding molecular chaperone: MNEFSILCRVLGTLYYRQPQDPLLVPLFTMIREGKLAQNWPLEQDDLLERLQKSCDMQQISDDYNALFVGEECRVSPYRSAWQEGATEAEVRAFLSERGMPLTDMPADHIGTLLLAASWIEDHASDDENEAIETLFEEYLLPWCGTFLGKVEAHAISPFWRTLAPLTRDAIAAMWDELEEESEE, translated from the coding sequence ATGAATGAGTTTTCTATCCTCTGCCGCGTGCTGGGTACGCTGTATTACCGCCAGCCGCAGGACCCGTTGCTGGTTCCGCTTTTTACGATGATCCGTGAAGGGAAACTGGCGCAAAACTGGCCGCTGGAACAGGATGATTTGCTGGAGCGCCTGCAAAAAAGCTGTGACATGCAACAGATTTCGGACGATTACAACGCGCTGTTCGTGGGCGAAGAGTGCCGTGTGTCACCGTACCGCTCTGCCTGGCAGGAAGGGGCGACGGAAGCAGAAGTGCGTGCCTTTCTCTCTGAGCGTGGCATGCCGCTGACCGATATGCCAGCCGACCACATTGGTACGCTGCTGCTGGCCGCTTCCTGGATTGAAGATCATGCCTCTGACGATGAAAACGAAGCCATCGAAACCCTCTTCGAAGAGTATCTGCTGCCCTGGTGTGGCACTTTCCTCGGGAAAGTTGAAGCACATGCGATCTCACCATTCTGGCGAACCCTGGCTCCACTCACCCGCGATGCTATCGCCGCAATGTGGGATGAGTTAGAAGAAGAGAGTGAAGAGTGA